DNA sequence from the Vicingus serpentipes genome:
TGCAAATCTTATGAAAAAGTCTTATTTAACATGGAATAGAGATTCTGTAGATGATAGTTTAATTATTTCTGATTTGAAAAATTTATCTAAGGGAAATTTAACCGTTCCTGATGATTTTAGATTGACACAAACTAATGAAATTTTAGCTCAAACAGTCACTAAGAAGCGCCCTGCTAATCAAAACAAAAACAATAACAAAAAACATTTCCAGAAAAAAAGAAGATACTAGATGAGTACATTTAAAATTAAAGGAGGATATCAGTTAAGAGGTGAATTAACGCCTCAAGGAGCTAAAAACGAAGCGCTTCAAGTTGTTTGTGCTGTTTTATTAACTCCCGAAAAAGTGACCCTACACAACCTCCCAGATATTAGAGATGTAAATTTTCTTATTGACCTTTTAGAGGAACTTGGTGTTAAAGTTAATCGTTTAGGTAATGGAACTGTTGAATTCACTTCTGACGAAATAAATTTAGAATACCTACAAAGCGAGCAATTTAAAACAAGAGCAGCTTCACTTCGTGGATCGGTAATGATTATGGGACCATTATTGTCTCGCTTTAAGAAGGCTTATATGCCAAAACCAGGCGGAGACAAAATTGGACCTCGACCGCTTGACACTCACTTTTTAGGTTTTTCAAAACTTGGAGCTACATTTAGTTATGATGCAAAAGCAGGATTTTACACACTAAAAGCAGACAATCTAGAAGGTAAATATTTATTACTAGACGAACCATCTGTAACAGGTACTGCTAACATCTTAATGACTGCCGTAATGGCAAAAGGAAAAACAACCATTTACAATGCAGCATGCGAACCTTACTTACAGCAACTATGCTTAATGCTAATTAGTATGGGTGCTAAAATTACTGGTGTTGGTTCAAATTTATTAAATATTGAAGGCGTTACAGAATTAGGTGGTTGTACGCATACTTTACTTCCCGATTTTATTGAAATAGGTTCTTTCATTGGTTTAGCAGCAATGACTCAATCTGAAATTACAATTAAAGACTGTAGAATTGATATGCTAGGTCGAATTCCAGAAACGTTTAGACGCTTAGGAATTCAAGTTGAGATTAAAGGAGATAATATATTTATTCCTTCTCAAACCAAATATGAAATTCAACGAATGATTGATGGCTCGATACCAACTATATATGATGCCCCCTGGCCAGGTTTTACTCCTGATTTATTAAGTATTATTCTAGTAACTGCTATACAAGCAAGTGGTACAGTTTTAATTCATCAAAAAATGTTTGATAGTCGATTATTTTTTATTGATAGATTAAAAGATATGGGAGCTCAAATTATTTTATGTGATCCTCATAGAGCAACAGTAATCGGAATT
Encoded proteins:
- the murA gene encoding UDP-N-acetylglucosamine 1-carboxyvinyltransferase, which translates into the protein MSTFKIKGGYQLRGELTPQGAKNEALQVVCAVLLTPEKVTLHNLPDIRDVNFLIDLLEELGVKVNRLGNGTVEFTSDEINLEYLQSEQFKTRAASLRGSVMIMGPLLSRFKKAYMPKPGGDKIGPRPLDTHFLGFSKLGATFSYDAKAGFYTLKADNLEGKYLLLDEPSVTGTANILMTAVMAKGKTTIYNAACEPYLQQLCLMLISMGAKITGVGSNLLNIEGVTELGGCTHTLLPDFIEIGSFIGLAAMTQSEITIKDCRIDMLGRIPETFRRLGIQVEIKGDNIFIPSQTKYEIQRMIDGSIPTIYDAPWPGFTPDLLSIILVTAIQASGTVLIHQKMFDSRLFFIDRLKDMGAQIILCDPHRATVIGINREYKLRATSMSSPDIRAGVALLIAALSAEGTSTISNIHQIDRGYQYIDKRLNAIGANIVRED